In the genome of Meles meles chromosome 2, mMelMel3.1 paternal haplotype, whole genome shotgun sequence, one region contains:
- the TDO2 gene encoding tryptophan 2,3-dioxygenase — protein sequence MISSFQSQTSVLHGRCIFTMSGCPFLGNNFGGAFKKLSIGGNEEDKSQTSMNKASKEGLVYGNYLHLEKVLNAQELQSEIKGNKIHDEHLFIITHQAYELWFKQILWELDSVREIFQNGHVRDERNMLKVVTRMHRVAVILKLLLQQFSILETMTPLDFNDFREYLFPASGFQSLQFRLLENKIGVLQSLRIPNSRRHYRDTFKGEDNELLLKSEQEKTLLQLVEAWLERTPGLEPHGFNFWGKFENNIVKGLEEEFTRIQAKEESEEKEELMAEFQKQKEVLLSLFDEKRHEHLYSKGERRLSYRALQGALMIYFYREEPRFQVPFQLLTSLMDIDTLMTKWRYNHVCIVHRMLGSKAGTGGSSGYQYLRSTVSDRYKVFVDLFNLSTYLVPRHWIPKMNPSIHKFLYMAEYCDSSYFSSDESD from the exons ATGATATCATCGTTCCAGAGTCAAACTTCAGTGCTTCACGGACGGTGCATTTTCACCATGAGCGGGTGCCCATTTTTAGGAAACAACTTTGG gggtgcttttaaaaaattatccatagGAGGCAATGAAGAAGACAAATCACAAACCAGTATGAATAAAGCCAGCAAAGAAGGACTTGTCTACGGAAACTACCTGCAT ttgGAAAAGGTTTTGAATGCACAGGAACttcaaagtgaaataaaaggaaataaaatccacGATGAACATCTTTTTATCATAACTCATCAAG CTTATGAACTCTGGTTTAAGCAAATCCTCTGGGAATTAGATTCTGTTCGAGAGATCTTTCAGAATGGCCAT GTCAGGGATGAAAGGAACATGCTGAAGGTTGTTACTCGGATGCACCGGGTGGCGGTGATCCTGAAACTACTGCTACAGCAGTTTTccatcctggaaaccatgacgCCTTTGGACTTCAACGACTTCAG AGAGTACTTATTTCCAGCATCAGGCTTCCAGAGTTTGCAATTCCGACTCTTAGAAAACAAGATAGGTGTCCTTCAGAGTTTGAGGATCCCTAACAGCAGAAGACATTATCGTGATACCTTCAAAGGAGAAGATAATGAACTGCTACTTAAGTCGGAGCAAGAGAAAACACTACTGCAGCTAGTGGAG gcatggctggaaaGAACACCAGGTTTAGAGCCACATGGATTTAACTTCTGGGGAAAGTTTGAAAACAACATTGTGAAGGGCCTGGAGGAAGAATTCACAAGAATTCAG GCTAAGGAAGAgtcagaagaaaaagaggaactaATGGCTGAGTTTCAGAAACAAAAAGAGGTGTTACTCTCCTTATTTGATGAGAAACGTCATGAACATCTCTATAGTAAGG GTGAAAGACGACTGTCATACAGAGCGCTTCAGGGGGCCTTGATGATCTATTTTTACAG ggAAGAGCCTAGATTCCAGGTGCCTTTTCAGCTGCTGACTTCGCTCATGGACATAGACACACTCATGACTAAGTGGAGAT ATAACCATGTGTGCATAGTCCACAGGATGCTGGGCAGCAAAGCTGGCACTGGTGGGTCCTCTGGCTATCAGTACCTGCGCTCAACAGTGAG TGACAGATACAAGGTGTTTGTAGATTTATTTAATCTTTCAACATATCTGGTTCCCCGACACTGGATACCAAAGATGAACCCAAGTATTCATAAGTTCCTTTACATGGCTGAATACTGTGACAGCTCTTACTTCAGCAGTGATGAATCAGATTAA